The sequence ACCGGTTTGGAAAATGTTACTTGTAATGGTGATAGGCTTCACGCTGTTCCCGGTTGGCCGATCATTAGATATACGTGGCTGGACAGAAATGCACCCATTAAATGGGCCTGCATGGTCGCTGTTTTACGAATATATTGCCAACATTCTTTATGCCTTGTTTCTGCGTAAATTACCCAACAAGATACTTGCAGTTTTGCTTTTTATTTGCGGAGCAGCACTTATTCACCTTGCAGTTACAAACGGACACATAATTGGAGGATGGGCGATAAACACCGTTCAGCTGCGAATCGGTTTTACCCGTTTGCTTTACCCGTTTCTTGCCGGATTATTACTTTCGCGTGTAGTAAAAGTGGGACACATAAAAAACGCACTTTTCTGGAGTAGCCTGCTATTGATTGTAATTCTTTCGGTTCCTCATATTGGAGGTGAAGAGCATGTTTGGATGAATGGTTTGTATGTGGCACTTAGTGTCATCTTCATTTTCCCACTAATTGTTTATATTGGAGCAAGTGGCGAAATAGAAGGAAAACGTGCAACACAACTATGCCGGTTTTTGGGCAACATCTCATATCCTATTTATATTATACACTATCCGATGATCTACACATTTATGGCGTGGGTTGCTAAAAATGAAGTGATGTCGATGACCAAGGCAATCCCTGCCATGATTTTGGTATTGGGCTCAAGTATTTTACTTTCCTGGGCTTCCTTTAGGTTTTATGATGTGCCTGTACGAAAATGGCTTACAAATAGGTTTATGAGTTCGAAAAGCAAATAATGATAAAATGAGTTCACAACGTGTGCTTTGGGTTATCAGTTTCATTTTACTATTTCTTATTTCGGTTAAAAACAGCTTTGCTTTGAATAATGTTAAGCTTGGTACTCTTGACTTGGAAAAGGGAAATGAAAGTGTAATGGACTCTGTTGTTCGGCAGAAACGTATCCTTACCACCCGGCGTATTGAAAACATTCCGGTTATTGACGGAAATTTAAACGACGAGTGCTGGAAACATGGTGAATGGCAAAGTGATTATACGCAGTTTTCACCAAAATATGGGGGAGAAGCGAGTCATAAAACCGAGATCAAGATATTTTATGATGATAAAAACATCTATGTTGGAATACGGGCATACGATGACATGTCACAAATCAATCGAAAACTCGACAGAAGGGATCAATTTTCGGGTGACATTGTTGGCCTGCATATTGACAGTTATTTTGATCATCGGACAGCTTTTGAATTCGACCTTACTGCGGCTGGACAGAAACTGGATGTACTGGTGCAAAACGATGGTTGGGATATGAACTGGGATGCCGTTTGGTACGGAAAAGTGGCTTATGAAGACTCGGCATGGACTGCTGAGTATAAAATACCACTAAGCCAGTTAAGATACAGCTCTGAGGAAAACCAGGTTTGGGGTTTAAATTCGTGGCGATCGATTGAACGCACGCATGAAGAAAGTCAG comes from uncultured Draconibacterium sp. and encodes:
- a CDS encoding acyltransferase, yielding MNLKFNSSFKDTKKHYIILDGLRGVAAVMVVLFHLLETFAMGKHAEQIINHGYLAVDFFFVLSGFVIGYAYDDRWHKMSLKEFFKRRLIRLHPMIIVGMIIGAILFYFQDSFFFPAISETPVWKMLLVMVIGFTLFPVGRSLDIRGWTEMHPLNGPAWSLFYEYIANILYALFLRKLPNKILAVLLFICGAALIHLAVTNGHIIGGWAINTVQLRIGFTRLLYPFLAGLLLSRVVKVGHIKNALFWSSLLLIVILSVPHIGGEEHVWMNGLYVALSVIFIFPLIVYIGASGEIEGKRATQLCRFLGNISYPIYIIHYPMIYTFMAWVAKNEVMSMTKAIPAMILVLGSSILLSWASFRFYDVPVRKWLTNRFMSSKSK